A region of the Desulfomonilaceae bacterium genome:
GTGGCGATCTTCACGCGAGACGTCAGGCGTTGGCTGTAATTAGATCCAAGCAGGTAACCTACGATCTGTTCAGCGACATAGCGCCCAGGTTCGCCGACCGTGAGGGTGGATACACACGAATTATCAAGAAGGGTTTTAGGCCTGGGGATGGAGCCGCAGTATCTATTATCGAGTTAGTGGACAAAAAACCAAAAGAAGTGGGCGGGACGGGCTCCAAAGGCGCAGCTTCTAAACCCAAAGGGCTGAAAGATAGACTTCTGGACAAACTAAAATCAAAGTAATCAGGTTGATTTAGCTTCCACGCGGTGTGATCGTCCTTAGATTGAAAAGCCGAGATTAAGTCTCGGCTTTTTTGTGTCTGACGAGGCAATATTTTCGGGGTTTATCGTGACCAAATGATTAATCTAAACAATGTGTCGTTTAAATATCCTACGGGACGGTTGATCTTCTCCGAGTTCAGTTTGACGATTCAGAGTCAATCATGGACCGTCATTGCTGGACCAGAGGGGGCAGGTAAATCTACCCTCGCTAAACTCATCAAGGGAATCCTTATCCCATCTGGGGGCTTTATTTCGTTTAACCATAATCACCCCTTTAAAAATGAAGAAATCGGTTACATTTGTGGGGACGCATCCAATGTGATAGTCGGGATTACTGTTCTCGACGACATCTGTTTTGGAATGGAAAATCTGCAAATACCCCGTATCGAGATGAAAACACGGCTCCGTAGTGTCTTGAACTGGACTGGATTGAAAGGATCGGAGCATAGACTTACCAACACATTGTCTGGAGGAGAGAGACAAAAGCTGGCATTGGCGGGAATTTTGGCAATTGGCGCCAAGATATTGATTCTTGATGAATCGTTTTCGATGTTGGATAGTCTGTCAAGGCGCAACATCCGAAACGTCATCGAACATTTAAGGCAAAAGATGAACCTTACTGTGATCGAAATCGCCAATAGGGCTGAGGATATAGCTGTATCGGACGGAGTCGTTTTTTTGGGCCATGGGGGAAGACTGGAATTCCATGGCCCACCCCAACAATTTTTTTCTAGTTCTTTGGGCAGAAAGTGGCTTTCCCCATTGGGAGGAACTTGCGCTCTCTTAAGTTTATTCTCAGGCGAAGATGTCGACATTGTAGAGCGTCTGTTAAAGTCGTTAGACCTCTGGCGGGTTTGAGACCTGAATCTCTCATTATTATTTTTGCCTTGATACTTATCCTTATATCAATTATAGATATGACAATTTTATACTGTTTTAGCTTATCTAATTGCGCCACATAGCTGATTAACAGGACTGTAATGGGTTTTTACTAAAATGCGGATGCTTAAAATCAGCGCTGTCATTGGGATTATTTTTGTATGTTTCCTTTATCTCCAGGAACATGGGAATGTCCAAAAATATGCCCTTCAATCAAAGATAAATGATCTCAAACAAGAAAACGCCGAACTTGAACACAACATAGCATTCTTGGAACAAAAAATCTCAAAGCTACGCTCAGACCCAAAGACTTTGGAAAAGGTAGCCAAGCGCAAGTTGGGCATGGTTCGGACAGACGAAACCATCTATATTTTTGAAACCGATGACAAAAAAAAATAGGCTCTTAGCTACCCGAAGCAACCGAGCTGGCAAGACTGGATTTTAATATTTAAATCATTTAATAGTTGACCCATTTGTTTTTTGGAAATACCTATTTCCTCAGCTATATTAAAAGCTTCTCGACAAGTCATTTTCTTGTTGGGGGCTTTCTTCAAAATTATTTCTTTGGCTTCGGATTCATTCATCGTTAGACTCCGTTTTCGATTATGTATAATATCTGATACTAGAGCAAGTTCTTGCTTTTTGGAAACATCTTCAAAAAGTCTTCAGAATTTAAGGCGTATAATTTGAAGAAGTTCAGATTAAAGGGGTTTGATTCATGCAGGGTACAACAGTTTTGAGTATCGAAGACAAGTCCTTATTTGACGATTTTATACACAGCGACCCTCCGCAGGCGTCGGAATATACATTTACAAATCTTTTCATGTGGCGACGAAAATATCATCCAAGATGGATGATAACTCACGAATGCCTGATCATAATCATGGACCCTATCGGAGACCCTCCATTCGCCCTATTCCCGATTGGTCTAGGAAATAAGCGGGCCGCTCTTAAAGTCCTGAACGAAATGATGCTAGAAAATTTAGAGGGGTCACGAATATTCAGGGTAGAATCCCGGATGCTTCAGGAATTTGTTGACACTTCTGAATTCGAAATTGAATTTGACCGAGATAATTGTGACTATGTCTATCTGTCGGATGACTTGATACGGCTTCCGGGTAACAAGTATCACAAGAAAAAAAATCATTTAAACAGATTTAAAAAGAAATGGGATTTTGAATATCGGGATTTTGATATCGGCTTGATCGATCGGGTCTTGCAGCTTCAGGAGGATTGGTGCGAGATCAAAGATTGTGGGGAAAGCCCCGACCTTGTGTATGAAGACCAAGCGGTTTATGAGGCGCTCAAAAACTATGAAGCTCTTGGATTCAAAGGAGGAGCCATTTTAATCAATGATAAAGTTGAGGCTTTCTCATTTGGTGAGCCTTTGAATACGGACACAGCGGTAATCCACATAGAAAAAGCCAATCCTGAGATTCCAGAACTCTACACGGTAGTAAATCAGATGTTTGCAATGAACGCCTGGTCCGACCTGAAATATATAAATAGAGAGCAGGATTTAGGTTTGGCGGGTTTGAGAAAAGCAAAGGAGTCTTATTATCCTGATCATCTGGTTGAAAAATACACCTTAAAGACCCGAATTTAGGACTAGAGAGTCAATGATTAAAAATATATCTTGACACTGGAATTTCCCATCTAATATGGTCTCAGGTATCGTGCCCTAACAGAAACGTTTCTAGAAAACCTAATTGGTTTGGTTAAAGCACTCTGAAGTCGCTTTGACCAGACCGCCGCGTGGATTTCGAATTTTTCAGGAATTCGATGATCGGATGTTTGAAAATGTTCGATAGGCTCTTTCATCGCGAGATGTCATTCATTTTTTTCCGAAACAACAAAGTTATTTTAGAAGCATGCATGGGGGTTCGTTATGAACGCGATTTATGTGTTGATCATAGGATTCGTGGTAGCTGTTCTGGGCTATCGGGTTTATGCGAAATACATAGACTCCAAGGTCATACAAGCTGACCCGAAACGGATGACTCCGGCAAAAATGTACATGGACGGTGTGGAGTTCATGCCCACATCCAGAAATATCCTCTACGGATATCAGTTCAAGTCGATTGCCGGCGCCGGACCCATCATTGGACCCATCATTGCTATTCAGTGGGGTTGGTTACCAGCCGTAGTGTGGATCCTGGCCGGAACATTCTTTATCGGCTGGGTGCATGATTATTCCAGCGCAATGATATCTATGAGAAATGATGGGGCTTCGTTCGGGGGATTAAGCCATAGGCTCATTTCTCCCAGGGCTCGTATAATTCTTTTGTCATTTATTTATTTCTATCTTCTTTTGATCGTCGGCGCATTTGGGGCTGTTGTAGTAAATACCGCCGTGGCTCTCAAGGGATCACCGATGGCGTGGTTGTTCCTGACTATAGCCGGGGTGTTGGCCGGCCAGATGATTTATCGTTGGAAGGTCGATATAATCCTTACCACTGTTATTACCGTGCTTATTGCCATGCTTGGAATCTATCTGGGAACCAAAGCCCCTTCCAACGCTGTTCTTGGTGAATGGCTTTCTAATAGTAGGTGGCTATGGGCAATTGCAGCATTTGTCTTTTGTTATTTCGCTTCTGTGCTTCCAATATGGCGTTTTTCGTTACCCATAAATTACGTAGCGGCTTATATTGTTTTCTTGGGATTGTTTTTCGGGGTTATAGGGATTTTTATAATCCGTCCCGAGTTCACTTTGCCGGCTTTTACGAGTTTTGAGATTCCAATTGGGCCTATCTGGCCAATCATGTTCGTAACAATCGCGTGTGGAGCCGTCTCGGGTTGGCATAGCATCGTTTCAAGTTCAGGAACGGCCAGGCAGCTTGAGAGTGAAATGGACGCAAGGCCAGTAGGGGCCGGTGTTATGTTCCTAGAAATGATGTTAGCTTTATTTGCTCTAATTATTGCAGGAACCATTTATGCTTCCGCTTCTGAGTATGCATTGGCCGTGGCTAAAGGACCTGGAGGGGTATTCGCCGCAGGTGTCGGCAAGTTCCTCAATGCTGTTGGTTTACCTCTTGACTACGGAAGGTCTTACGGGAGCGTAATGATGATAGTTTTGGCTATCACGATTATGCAGCTAGTTGTTCGGTTTATGCGTGTTGCGACGGCAGAACTTTTGAGTGATGTTAGTCCCATCTTCAAAAACGTTCATATTGGGACCCTCGTCGCTAGCGCCCTTGGCATGGTCTTGGTCATAACCGGTTGGTGGCAGTATCTGTGGGTGCTTTTCGGGGGCGCTAACCAGCTAATGGCGTCTCTGGCCTTGATGCTCGTTTCAGCGTGGCTAGTCTCTGAAGGGAAGCCGGCCGCATGGGCCATGATTCCTATGATTTTCATGTTTGTGACTACCATCGCCGCTTTGATCTACACTTCTTACAATTTGCTGATAGTAAAGGTTCTGAGTGGGGCTCTAA
Encoded here:
- a CDS encoding phosphatidylglycerol lysyltransferase domain-containing protein, producing MQGTTVLSIEDKSLFDDFIHSDPPQASEYTFTNLFMWRRKYHPRWMITHECLIIIMDPIGDPPFALFPIGLGNKRAALKVLNEMMLENLEGSRIFRVESRMLQEFVDTSEFEIEFDRDNCDYVYLSDDLIRLPGNKYHKKKNHLNRFKKKWDFEYRDFDIGLIDRVLQLQEDWCEIKDCGESPDLVYEDQAVYEALKNYEALGFKGGAILINDKVEAFSFGEPLNTDTAVIHIEKANPEIPELYTVVNQMFAMNAWSDLKYINREQDLGLAGLRKAKESYYPDHLVEKYTLKTRI
- a CDS encoding energy-coupling factor ABC transporter ATP-binding protein yields the protein MINLNNVSFKYPTGRLIFSEFSLTIQSQSWTVIAGPEGAGKSTLAKLIKGILIPSGGFISFNHNHPFKNEEIGYICGDASNVIVGITVLDDICFGMENLQIPRIEMKTRLRSVLNWTGLKGSEHRLTNTLSGGERQKLALAGILAIGAKILILDESFSMLDSLSRRNIRNVIEHLRQKMNLTVIEIANRAEDIAVSDGVVFLGHGGRLEFHGPPQQFFSSSLGRKWLSPLGGTCALLSLFSGEDVDIVERLLKSLDLWRV
- the rplQ gene encoding 50S ribosomal protein L17; this encodes MRHRKANNKLGMRTSHRVAMLRNMVTSLLEHESIVTTDARAKALRILADKMITLGKRGDLHARRQALAVIRSKQVTYDLFSDIAPRFADREGGYTRIIKKGFRPGDGAAVSIIELVDKKPKEVGGTGSKGAASKPKGLKDRLLDKLKSK
- a CDS encoding septum formation initiator family protein, with product MRMLKISAVIGIIFVCFLYLQEHGNVQKYALQSKINDLKQENAELEHNIAFLEQKISKLRSDPKTLEKVAKRKLGMVRTDETIYIFETDDKKK
- a CDS encoding carbon starvation CstA family protein is translated as MNAIYVLIIGFVVAVLGYRVYAKYIDSKVIQADPKRMTPAKMYMDGVEFMPTSRNILYGYQFKSIAGAGPIIGPIIAIQWGWLPAVVWILAGTFFIGWVHDYSSAMISMRNDGASFGGLSHRLISPRARIILLSFIYFYLLLIVGAFGAVVVNTAVALKGSPMAWLFLTIAGVLAGQMIYRWKVDIILTTVITVLIAMLGIYLGTKAPSNAVLGEWLSNSRWLWAIAAFVFCYFASVLPIWRFSLPINYVAAYIVFLGLFFGVIGIFIIRPEFTLPAFTSFEIPIGPIWPIMFVTIACGAVSGWHSIVSSSGTARQLESEMDARPVGAGVMFLEMMLALFALIIAGTIYASASEYALAVAKGPGGVFAAGVGKFLNAVGLPLDYGRSYGSVMMIVLAITIMQLVVRFMRVATAELLSDVSPIFKNVHIGTLVASALGMVLVITGWWQYLWVLFGGANQLMASLALMLVSAWLVSEGKPAAWAMIPMIFMFVTTIAALIYTSYNLLIVKVLSGALKGEALIGNTLMGLTAIFLVVAAIILAVEGFKAFRRFRSLRGQTEPSRA